TAGCGCTGCTTTTCTCCCTTCCTGTGAGAGAAAAAAAGACGACTGTACCAGTTTCAAAAAATCCGGTCGTTCAGCTGGATTTTTACTTCCAGGAACAACCAGATTCAGCAGACTTAGACACGGTATTTTATTCGCCTTTTCGTAAGCTTACCTGGAACGACTTCAAAGGAAAGCCTTCTTCAGATGGCCCCAGTGCGGCCCTCTCCTATACCAGCTTTTCCTATGAAGGCAGCAGCAGGATTTATAAAGACACCCTTCATATTTCCCTGCAGTTACAGGTGTTCTTCATAAAAAGCGCATCATGGGTACGCCCCGAATATGAAACGCCCTATGTGCTGAACCACGAACAACTACATTTCGATATCACCAGAGTGGTAGTAGAAAGATTTAAACAACGCTTAAAACAAACCCCACTGAACCGGGACGATTACGACAGCGTTATACAATTTCAGTACCTCGAAGCGTTTAGAGAGATGAACAGGCTGCAATATGCCTTTGATCGCGAAACGCATAACGGCCTTAATGCCGCCGCACAGGCAGTATGGCATGATAAAATAGCCATGGCACTGAAAAACAACGGAAATTTTCCGGAAGAATTAGGCAACGATATCAACAATATCCAGCTCAAGCCGTATTAAACTTTTCGTGTATTTTACCGTTTAACCTGTAACGTTAGTTATAAAATACCGTCATGCTTTAAACTCTACATATGCGACCAAATCTTACCCTAAGGCTACTCACTGCCTTTGCCCTGCTAAGCCTCTGCTTTGCAGCCTGTAAAAAGGATATGGCAACCAACAGTGGTGGCAATAAACCCTCCAGCGGGATAGTATCCTTCAACGATAGCATTTTCGACGTATTTAAAGATATTTACCTTTGGACGGATGCCGTTCCGGATTCCGCTACCTTTAAGCCAGATAGTTACCCCTCCGCCGGAGCCATGTTCGACTCCCTCATCGGGTTCAAAAAAGATGCTAACGGCGCTAACCTCGACAGATACAGCTTCATCGACGATGGCACCACCTCTAAAGTACTGTCAGGACAAGCCGGCGACATGGGCTTCCAGGTAGGTTATCAGACTTCAACAGAACTCCGCGTAGTATACGTTTATCCCGGCTCCCCAGCCGATAAAGCAGGCATTAAAAGAGGCTGGCAGGTTACCTCCGTTAACGGTACCACCACTTTTGGCCTGAACACTGCCACCTATACCATATTAGACAACGCATTCAGCGCCTCATCTGCCACCTTTATCTTCAAAAAACCTGATGGTACCAGCCAGACTTCTACCCTCGCCGCTGCCAGTTATTCACTTAATCCGGTGCTCTACTCCCATTCCTATACCCTCAGCGGAGTCAATGTAGGATACCTGGTATTCAATACCTTCGTTCAGTTAAGCGTGGTACAGCCAGAGCTGGACAGCATTTTCGGCGCATGGAAAACTGCTGGTGTTAACAATGTAATCATCGACCTGAGATATAACGGTGGCGGATATGCAGAAACAGCGGAATATATCGCCAATAAACTGGCGCCAACAACCGTGGCCAATTCCCTCATGTATACTGCCTATTTCAATACCGGTGTAACCAATGGCACTTTCGGATGGCTGTTTAAAACCATGAAAGCCACTCCGAATTACCCTAATTACTTCTGGACAGATATCTACCATTCAGAAGCAACGACCTACGCTAAAACCAATTTCGCAGGTACTACCGGCTTCTTTGGCAATGGCATCAAACTTACTTTTCTGGTAACACACAATACCGTTTCAGCCAGCGAATTGCTCTATAACGTATTGATCCCCAGCATGAGCCCTAAACTGGTAGGTAGCCAGACGTATGGTAAACCAACCGGATTTATCGATATTAATTTCGGTACAACAGATATGTTTGCTGTATGTATGCAGAATAAAAACTCGGCCGGCAACGGTGATTATTTCTCCGGATTCTCACCAAACATCAGCGTACTGGATGATTATACCAACGACTGGGGTAGTTTTTCAGATCCGCTGTTGAAAGCTGCCTTACTGGATATGGGTGTTCCAGCCAGCGTATTCGCCCGCCAGGCTAATGTAGAATCTAC
This window of the Chitinophaga sp. Cy-1792 genome carries:
- a CDS encoding S41 family peptidase gives rise to the protein MRPNLTLRLLTAFALLSLCFAACKKDMATNSGGNKPSSGIVSFNDSIFDVFKDIYLWTDAVPDSATFKPDSYPSAGAMFDSLIGFKKDANGANLDRYSFIDDGTTSKVLSGQAGDMGFQVGYQTSTELRVVYVYPGSPADKAGIKRGWQVTSVNGTTTFGLNTATYTILDNAFSASSATFIFKKPDGTSQTSTLAAASYSLNPVLYSHSYTLSGVNVGYLVFNTFVQLSVVQPELDSIFGAWKTAGVNNVIIDLRYNGGGYAETAEYIANKLAPTTVANSLMYTAYFNTGVTNGTFGWLFKTMKATPNYPNYFWTDIYHSEATTYAKTNFAGTTGFFGNGIKLTFLVTHNTVSASELLYNVLIPSMSPKLVGSQTYGKPTGFIDINFGTTDMFAVCMQNKNSAGNGDYFSGFSPNISVLDDYTNDWGSFSDPLLKAALLDMGVPASVFARQANVESTRSALIPKFYTQGNKFQGTIQKFKRN